The genomic region GCCTCGTTCGACGCCGGTCCGCATGACGTCCTTGGCCATCAGCATGGTGATCGGGTTCATGTGCTGGACGAAGTCGGCGACATACTGGTTGGCCGGGTTCTTCACGATCTCCTGCGGTGTGCCGCACTGGATGATGCGTCCGCCTTCCATGATGGCGATGCGGTTGCCGATGCGGAAGGCTTCGTCGAGATCGTGGCTTACGAAGATAATCGTCTTCTTCAGCCGCCGCTGGAATTCGAGCAATTCATCCTGCAAACGGGTGCGGATCAACGGATCGAGCGCCGAGAATGGTTCGTCCATCAGGAGGATGGGCGCACCGGTCGCAAAGGCGCGGGCAAGTCCGACGCGCTGCTGCATGCCGCCCGAAAGCTCGTTGACTTTCCTGTCCGCCCATTTCGTAAGGTTGACCAGCTCGAGCTGTTCGCCGACGCGTTTCTTGCGTTCTGCCTCAGGCATGCCTGCGAGCTCGAGGCCGAAGCCGACATTATCGGCGACGGTGCGCCAGGGAAGAAGCGCGAACTGCTGGAACACCATGGAAACCGTGTGCATGCGGAAGTCGCGCAGCGACTTCGCGGTGCAGCGATAGGGGTTCAGCGATCCGTTTGCGGTCTTTATCTCGACGTCGCCGCGCACCACGGGCGCAAGGCCGTTCACGGCTCGAAGCAGCGTCGACTTGCCGGAACCGGAGAGGCCCATCAGGACCAGGATCTCGCCCTCGTTGATCGTCAGCGAAGCACCGGCGACGCCGAGCACGAGACCCGTGGCCGCACCGATCTCGTCGCGGCTTTTTCCCTGGTCGACCATTTGCAGGGCGGTCTGCGGGTTCTTGCCGAAGATGATGTCGACATTCTTGAAAACGACCGCGTCTGTCATGCGCCTTCTCCTTCATCGGACGAGCGGAACAGACGGTCGAGAACAATGGCGAGAATGACGATGCAGAGGCCGGATTCGAAACCCCTGGCGATGTTCACCGTGTTCAGCGCCCTGAGGACCGGTACGCCGAGACCGTCGGCGCCCACCAGAGCGGCGATGACGACCATGGAGAGCGACAGCATGATCGTCTGGGTAAGCCCGGCCATGATCTGCGGCATTGCGAAAGGCAACTCCACCTTGCGCAGCACCTGCCACGGCGTGGCGCCAAAGGATTCGGCTGCCTCGACCAGCGACGGCGGCGTGGAGATGATGCCGAGGCGGGTCAATCGGATCGGCGCCGGGATCGCGAAGATGACCGTGGCGATCAGGCCCGGCACCATACCGAGGCCGAAGAGGATCAGCGCCGGGATGAGATAGACGAAGGTGGGAATGGTCTGCATAAGATCGAGAATTGGACGCATGATCGAGTAGATCCAGGCACGTCGCGCTGCGGCAATGCCGAGAGGGATGCCGACAGCCATGCTGACGAAGCTCGCCGCGAGCACCAGCGCCAGCGTTTCGGTCGTCTCTTGCCAATAGCCCTGATTGATGATCAGCAGCAGCCCAAGACACGTGAAGAGCGCAATCCCGATTGAGCGTCGCAACCACCAAGCAAGCGCGGTGACGATAGCAACAACTATGAGCGGGTGCGGTGTCTGGAGGATGTAGAGCAGGACGGCCACGACCGCCGACAGGAAATTTGCGAGCTGATCGAAGAACAGTTCGAAATTGGTTGTCAGCCAATCGACGAACGCTTTGGCCCAGCCGCCGATCGGAATGCGGTATTCAGTCAGAAATTCCACGAGCTTGGATCCCTCTAGTCAGGGTCAAAAACCAGATCGCGCGAAGCGGTGAAAAAAGGCGGGGTGGTCCCCGCCCGCTGCATGTTTCCTCAAACCGGACCGATTGAAGGATAAAACGTGCAG from Sinorhizobium garamanticum harbors:
- the choV gene encoding choline ABC transporter ATP-binding protein, whose product is MTDAVVFKNVDIIFGKNPQTALQMVDQGKSRDEIGAATGLVLGVAGASLTINEGEILVLMGLSGSGKSTLLRAVNGLAPVVRGDVEIKTANGSLNPYRCTAKSLRDFRMHTVSMVFQQFALLPWRTVADNVGFGLELAGMPEAERKKRVGEQLELVNLTKWADRKVNELSGGMQQRVGLARAFATGAPILLMDEPFSALDPLIRTRLQDELLEFQRRLKKTIIFVSHDLDEAFRIGNRIAIMEGGRIIQCGTPQEIVKNPANQYVADFVQHMNPITMLMAKDVMRTGVERGATIAGVTATAKPTTPLVDILDAMSRQPGSIGVVDNGSVVGTIDAQNIVEGLTRHRNKS
- the choW gene encoding choline ABC transporter permease subunit, which codes for MEFLTEYRIPIGGWAKAFVDWLTTNFELFFDQLANFLSAVVAVLLYILQTPHPLIVVAIVTALAWWLRRSIGIALFTCLGLLLIINQGYWQETTETLALVLAASFVSMAVGIPLGIAAARRAWIYSIMRPILDLMQTIPTFVYLIPALILFGLGMVPGLIATVIFAIPAPIRLTRLGIISTPPSLVEAAESFGATPWQVLRKVELPFAMPQIMAGLTQTIMLSLSMVVIAALVGADGLGVPVLRALNTVNIARGFESGLCIVILAIVLDRLFRSSDEGEGA